A single genomic interval of halophilic archaeon DL31 harbors:
- a CDS encoding Alcohol dehydrogenase zinc-binding domain protein (PFAM: Alcohol dehydrogenase, zinc-binding; Alcohol dehydrogenase GroES-like~KEGG: hma:rrnAC2172 alcohol dehydrogenase), whose amino-acid sequence MRAAVLREYGEPLEITERPDPEAATDGAVVAVEACGICRSDWHAWQGHGEWADDQVPLNYVLGHEPAGRVIEVGEDVERFAVGDRVVVPFSLGCGACGECRTGHGNTCTDGLALGFERDVPGAFADQVAVPSVDHNLQRIPDGVSFRDVAAVGCRYMTAFHALAHRADVGGGDWVAVHGCGGVGLSAVQIADALGTRPIAVDVNSEALARAESVGASATVDASKADPVEAIQELTDGGAAVSVDALGRAETARNSVRCLRQRGTHVQVGLTTDAEQGEISLPTDWMTRWEINWLGSRGMPPARFGELLSMVEDGSLAPGKLVGREVSLGEVSERLAAMTNYETEGVELLTF is encoded by the coding sequence ATGCGCGCTGCCGTCCTCCGCGAGTACGGCGAACCACTCGAGATTACCGAGCGCCCCGACCCCGAGGCCGCCACCGACGGCGCGGTCGTCGCCGTCGAGGCCTGCGGCATCTGTCGATCGGACTGGCACGCCTGGCAGGGCCACGGTGAGTGGGCCGACGACCAAGTTCCCCTGAACTACGTCCTGGGCCACGAGCCGGCGGGCCGCGTCATCGAGGTCGGCGAGGACGTCGAGCGATTCGCGGTCGGCGACCGGGTCGTCGTCCCGTTCAGTCTCGGCTGCGGCGCCTGTGGCGAGTGCCGGACCGGCCACGGCAACACCTGCACGGACGGGCTCGCACTGGGGTTCGAACGCGACGTGCCCGGCGCGTTCGCCGACCAGGTCGCGGTCCCCAGTGTCGACCACAACCTCCAGCGAATTCCTGATGGTGTGAGTTTCCGGGACGTAGCGGCGGTTGGCTGTCGGTACATGACGGCGTTCCACGCGCTGGCCCACCGCGCTGATGTAGGCGGCGGGGACTGGGTAGCCGTTCACGGCTGCGGCGGCGTCGGGCTCTCGGCTGTCCAAATCGCAGACGCGCTGGGCACGCGGCCAATCGCGGTCGACGTGAACAGCGAGGCGCTCGCGCGTGCGGAATCCGTGGGGGCCTCCGCGACCGTCGACGCCAGCAAGGCGGACCCGGTCGAGGCGATTCAGGAACTAACCGACGGCGGCGCCGCAGTCAGCGTGGACGCGCTCGGCCGTGCAGAGACGGCCCGGAACTCCGTGCGCTGTCTGCGCCAGCGCGGAACCCATGTGCAGGTCGGCCTCACGACCGACGCTGAGCAGGGGGAGATATCGCTCCCGACGGACTGGATGACCCGTTGGGAGATTAACTGGCTCGGCTCCCGGGGGATGCCGCCGGCGCGCTTCGGCGAACTGCTCTCGATGGTGGAAGACGGGAGTTTAGCGCCCGGGAAGCTAGTCGGCCGGGAGGTTTCTCTTGGGGAGGTCTCAGAGCGGCTGGCAGCGATGACGAACTACGAGACCGAGGGCGTGGAACTGCTGACGTTCTGA
- a CDS encoding Aldehyde Dehydrogenase (PFAM: Aldehyde dehydrogenase~KEGG: rxy:Rxyl_0904 aldehyde dehydrogenase) → MRELYIDGEWVEAESSEGIDVVSPVSGEVIDTVPDANGADVAKAVAAADRAQQELREMTAFERAAVLDEVTEYFEEHEDEIARGITEEEGKPLHESYDETDYVINSSDDYGHDGIRLFGDVVPSQHRDRFAYTQYEPYGPCAVISPWNFPLEVPGGSIYAAIASANPVVFKPAEETPLTAYHIAKAFAQSSIPDGAFNLVTGAGGTGANLVGDERIRLIAFTGSTAVGQEIAKTAAERNAQCLLEMGGKDPIVVLDDADVDHAAESIVAGSNWNAGQVCCGTERVIATEGVHDDLVEAVVEKTDELVVGDPFEEGTDVGPMVSDRIQQKAHEHVDAALEGGATLLTGGSNDGLYYDPAVLSDVTSEMAIARDETFGPVTPIIEASDYEEAISIANDSEYGLQAAVFTDSLERAHDAANRIQAGGVFINETNNYWERLLPFGGYKSSGSGGRYGSKWHLEAMTQVKSVMMNYGDY, encoded by the coding sequence ATGCGTGAGCTCTACATCGACGGCGAGTGGGTCGAGGCCGAGTCGAGCGAGGGTATCGACGTGGTCTCGCCGGTGAGCGGCGAGGTTATTGATACAGTGCCGGACGCGAACGGGGCCGACGTGGCGAAAGCCGTCGCTGCGGCCGACCGCGCCCAGCAGGAACTCCGGGAGATGACCGCCTTCGAGCGCGCAGCAGTGCTCGATGAGGTGACGGAGTATTTCGAGGAACACGAAGACGAGATCGCTCGCGGCATCACCGAGGAAGAGGGCAAACCGCTCCACGAGTCCTACGACGAGACGGACTACGTCATCAACTCCAGTGACGACTACGGCCACGACGGCATCCGGCTGTTCGGCGACGTCGTCCCCAGCCAGCACCGCGACCGCTTCGCCTACACCCAGTACGAACCCTACGGGCCGTGTGCGGTCATCTCGCCGTGGAACTTCCCGCTCGAAGTCCCGGGCGGCTCCATCTACGCTGCCATCGCGTCGGCCAACCCGGTCGTCTTCAAACCCGCCGAGGAGACGCCGCTGACGGCCTACCACATCGCGAAGGCGTTCGCCCAATCCTCCATCCCCGACGGCGCGTTCAATCTCGTGACGGGCGCGGGCGGGACGGGCGCGAATCTCGTCGGCGACGAACGCATCCGTCTCATCGCGTTCACTGGCTCGACCGCTGTGGGGCAAGAAATCGCCAAGACCGCCGCCGAGCGCAACGCCCAGTGCCTGCTGGAGATGGGTGGCAAGGACCCCATCGTCGTCCTCGACGACGCCGACGTGGACCACGCCGCTGAATCCATTGTGGCTGGGTCGAACTGGAACGCTGGCCAGGTCTGCTGTGGAACCGAGCGGGTCATCGCCACTGAGGGCGTCCACGACGATCTCGTTGAGGCCGTCGTCGAGAAGACCGATGAGCTCGTCGTCGGCGATCCCTTCGAGGAGGGAACCGACGTGGGGCCGATGGTCTCCGACCGCATCCAGCAGAAGGCCCACGAACACGTCGACGCTGCACTCGAAGGCGGCGCGACGCTCCTGACCGGCGGGAGCAACGACGGCCTGTACTACGACCCTGCGGTGCTTTCCGACGTCACGAGTGAGATGGCCATCGCCCGCGACGAGACGTTCGGTCCAGTCACTCCGATTATCGAGGCGAGTGATTACGAGGAGGCCATCAGCATCGCCAACGACTCGGAGTACGGCCTGCAGGCGGCAGTGTTCACGGACTCACTGGAGCGCGCGCACGACGCTGCCAACCGCATCCAGGCTGGCGGTGTGTTCATCAACGAGACCAACAACTACTGGGAGCGCCTGCTCCCCTTCGGCGGCTACAAATCCTCGGGTTCGGGCGGTCGCTACGGCTCGAAGTGGCATCTCGAGGCGATGACGCAGGTGAAGTCCGTGATGATGAACTACGGCGACTACTAA
- a CDS encoding Aldehyde ferredoxin oxidoreductase (PFAM: Aldehyde ferredoxin oxidoreductase, C-terminal; Aldehyde ferredoxin oxidoreductase, N-terminal~KEGG: nmg:Nmag_3867 aldehyde ferredoxin oxidoreductase~SMART: Aldehyde ferredoxin oxidoreductase, N-terminal) has translation MSQAIEPSTEVAELSSLLRVNLTEGTVETEEIPTEYRDRFISGKGLGAAMLLDEVPAGTDPLSPENTLYFMFGPLSGFAPGTSRYGAITKSPLTGGYVDSYSGGHFPAMFRFALPQYLGIAIEGEAEEPVYLDVTDDGVELKDATDLWGLDTKETAAEFDGKFTKTACIGPAGENEVRFATITSDEGTHHAGRGGVGAVMGSKNLKAVVATAQDPPNPDNIRGLKAQHTKRLGTSEDVSWARNGGTQLIPEWTQSVGALPSHNWTKGTVEDVDDISIDAFSVGHVGTDSCYGCPVACGHITDFADVDIDGAFPEARVEWGPEYETIGMVGANTDITDVTAITELSDRADTLGMDTITLGNVLSFTMECVEAGIVDYEMDWGDAHAAAELVTDIAHRDGELAEMLGEGSQKAAEALDDERALEASVNVKGMELPAYDPRASYGMALAYATSDRGGCHQRAWPIGSDALGGDREPFAYDDHAAVVVDEQDENALTFSAVACDFTAYDYEKVCEWLNELGYDVDVETLETVGERAWNMTRLFNAREGFDRDDDELPGRLTKPLEAGGPADGNAISEEGFQEMLDEYYQLRGWTAEGVPTEQTVERLDIDDWAEHAA, from the coding sequence ATGTCACAAGCTATCGAGCCGTCTACCGAGGTGGCCGAACTCAGCTCCCTGCTCCGGGTGAACCTGACCGAGGGCACCGTCGAGACCGAGGAGATTCCCACAGAGTACCGCGACCGATTCATCTCCGGGAAGGGGCTCGGTGCCGCCATGCTGCTCGATGAAGTCCCGGCCGGCACGGACCCGCTCTCCCCCGAGAACACGCTCTACTTCATGTTCGGGCCGCTCTCGGGGTTCGCCCCGGGGACCTCCCGCTACGGCGCCATCACCAAGTCACCGCTGACGGGCGGCTACGTCGACTCCTACTCCGGCGGCCATTTCCCGGCGATGTTCCGGTTTGCGCTGCCGCAGTATCTCGGTATCGCCATCGAAGGCGAGGCCGAGGAGCCGGTCTACCTCGACGTGACCGACGACGGCGTCGAACTCAAGGACGCGACCGATCTCTGGGGGCTCGACACCAAAGAGACAGCCGCCGAGTTCGACGGGAAATTCACCAAGACCGCCTGCATCGGCCCGGCCGGCGAGAACGAAGTTCGGTTCGCGACGATCACGAGCGACGAGGGGACCCACCACGCAGGCCGGGGCGGCGTCGGCGCCGTCATGGGCTCGAAGAACCTGAAGGCGGTCGTCGCCACCGCACAGGACCCGCCGAACCCCGACAACATCCGGGGGCTGAAGGCCCAGCACACAAAGCGGCTGGGCACCAGCGAGGACGTGTCGTGGGCGCGTAACGGCGGCACCCAGCTGATTCCGGAGTGGACCCAGTCCGTCGGCGCCCTCCCCAGCCACAACTGGACCAAGGGCACTGTCGAGGACGTCGACGACATCTCCATCGACGCCTTCTCGGTCGGCCACGTGGGCACGGACTCCTGTTACGGCTGTCCCGTCGCCTGCGGCCACATCACCGACTTCGCCGACGTGGATATCGACGGCGCGTTCCCGGAAGCCCGCGTCGAGTGGGGCCCGGAGTACGAGACCATCGGGATGGTCGGGGCCAACACCGACATCACCGACGTGACCGCCATCACCGAACTCTCGGACCGCGCGGACACCCTCGGCATGGACACCATCACGCTCGGCAACGTGCTCTCGTTCACGATGGAGTGTGTCGAGGCCGGCATCGTCGACTACGAGATGGACTGGGGCGACGCTCACGCCGCTGCCGAACTCGTGACGGATATCGCCCACCGCGACGGCGAACTCGCCGAGATGCTCGGGGAGGGCTCCCAGAAGGCCGCCGAGGCCCTGGACGATGAGCGCGCGCTCGAGGCCTCTGTCAACGTCAAAGGGATGGAACTGCCCGCCTACGACCCGCGAGCCTCCTACGGGATGGCGCTCGCGTACGCCACCTCCGACCGCGGCGGCTGCCACCAGCGTGCCTGGCCGATCGGCTCGGACGCCCTTGGCGGCGACCGCGAGCCGTTTGCCTACGACGATCACGCGGCCGTCGTCGTCGACGAGCAGGACGAGAACGCGCTCACCTTCTCCGCGGTGGCGTGTGACTTCACCGCCTACGACTACGAAAAAGTCTGTGAGTGGCTCAACGAACTCGGGTACGACGTGGACGTCGAGACGCTCGAGACCGTGGGTGAGCGCGCGTGGAACATGACCCGGCTGTTCAACGCCCGCGAAGGGTTCGACCGCGACGACGACGAACTGCCAGGTCGGTTGACCAAACCCCTGGAGGCAGGCGGCCCCGCCGACGGGAACGCCATCTCCGAAGAGGGGTTCCAGGAGATGCTCGACGAGTACTACCAGCTCCGTGGCTGGACCGCCGAGGGCGTCCCGACCGAGCAGACCGTTGAACGGCTCGACATCGACGACTGGGCCGAGCACGCCGCATAG
- a CDS encoding spermidine/putrescine ABC transporter ATPase subunit (SMART: ATPase, AAA+ type, core~TIGRFAM: Spermidine/putrescine ABC transporter ATP-binding subunit~KEGG: nmg:Nmag_3852 spermidine/putrescine ABC transporter ATPase subunit~PFAM: ABC transporter-like; Transport-associated OB, type 2): MTNYDVELDHITKRFDDVTAVDDVSFDIEQGKFLTLLGPSGCGKTTTLRCIAGFETPTEGEVRIDGQRVNEIPPFERETSMVFQSYALFPHMTVHENVAFGLQMKGIPGEDGAGKSRGVSGALAGLVRRHGSEEIDARVERVLDLVELPGLGDRDIEELSGGQQQRVALARALVTEPTVLLLDEPLGALDLKLRKNMQVELKNLQQELGITFVYVTHDQEEALTMSDEIAVMNNGHLEQLGTATDIYEEPASEFVADFIGETNLIRGDYSEDANGAVLESNGLSYSVPLTPEASGRVAFAIRPEKIRLREEATGLENCFTGEVTDEIYKGNIGKFVVELENGQELTLDMQIRDQGQYLSIGNSVAVGWSAENCVVLTK, translated from the coding sequence ATGACGAACTACGACGTCGAGCTCGACCACATCACCAAGCGGTTCGACGACGTGACGGCGGTCGACGACGTGAGCTTCGACATCGAGCAGGGGAAGTTCCTCACCCTGTTGGGGCCGAGCGGCTGTGGGAAGACCACCACGCTGCGCTGTATCGCCGGCTTCGAAACGCCGACTGAGGGAGAGGTCCGCATCGACGGCCAGCGGGTCAACGAAATTCCGCCCTTCGAGCGCGAGACCAGCATGGTGTTCCAGTCCTACGCGCTGTTCCCGCACATGACGGTCCACGAGAACGTCGCGTTCGGGCTGCAGATGAAAGGCATCCCGGGCGAGGACGGGGCCGGGAAGAGCCGCGGTGTCAGCGGCGCCCTCGCGGGGCTGGTGCGACGCCACGGCAGCGAGGAGATTGACGCCCGCGTCGAGCGCGTGCTCGACCTCGTCGAACTCCCCGGATTGGGCGACCGCGACATTGAGGAGCTCTCGGGCGGCCAGCAGCAGCGGGTCGCACTCGCCCGCGCGCTGGTCACCGAGCCGACGGTGCTGTTGCTCGACGAGCCGCTGGGTGCACTCGATCTGAAACTCCGGAAGAACATGCAGGTCGAACTCAAGAACCTCCAGCAGGAGTTGGGCATCACGTTCGTCTACGTGACCCACGACCAGGAGGAGGCGCTCACCATGAGCGACGAGATCGCTGTGATGAACAACGGCCACCTCGAACAGCTCGGCACCGCGACCGACATCTACGAGGAGCCCGCGTCGGAGTTCGTCGCGGACTTCATCGGCGAGACCAACCTTATCCGCGGCGACTACAGCGAGGACGCCAATGGCGCGGTGCTGGAGTCCAACGGCCTCAGCTACAGCGTCCCGCTGACCCCCGAAGCGTCGGGGCGGGTCGCCTTCGCCATCCGCCCGGAGAAGATCCGGCTGAGGGAGGAGGCCACGGGGCTGGAAAACTGTTTCACCGGCGAGGTGACCGACGAGATCTACAAAGGCAACATCGGGAAGTTCGTGGTCGAACTCGAAAACGGCCAGGAGCTCACCCTGGACATGCAGATCCGCGACCAGGGCCAGTATCTCTCCATCGGCAACAGTGTGGCGGTCGGCTGGTCGGCCGAGAACTGCGTTGTCCTCACGAAGTAG
- a CDS encoding extracellular solute-binding protein (KEGG: rxy:Rxyl_2913 extracellular solute-binding protein) — MEKKNRSGRRRFLKATGLAGTAALTGLAGCAGDGSENDGTPTGYPGNESRREQLGLPELDYELEDTLNVFQWADYWPSGTVELFEDAYDVKVNVSNYASNEEMFNKLNAGGTSQFDLIFPSDYMVNVLADQEMVQGLNLERIPHWDNLEDYWINTAPYDPGETRYSAPYFWGTSGIAWNENMFSDEVKSELPLTSWDAMWDDRFGGDMTMLNDSREAIGAALKRLGYSLNTTDEAKIDEAKEILTEQKDLLGTYDSVNMSENLINENFSPIHSWSGGAFTAYWELYSDGSSPINYQVPEEGGVVWIDTACVTKDAKAPKAAHAFINFVLNARVNAKIANYLYYPSPNGAAKEYMFDEMLNNTRIYPDEETFESLEFIKNVGDATQLYSEAWTEIQNA; from the coding sequence ATGGAAAAGAAAAATCGTTCGGGACGTCGGCGGTTCCTCAAGGCCACGGGGCTGGCAGGAACCGCTGCGCTAACCGGGCTTGCCGGCTGTGCTGGCGATGGGAGCGAGAACGACGGGACGCCGACGGGGTATCCCGGTAACGAGTCACGTCGGGAGCAGTTGGGGCTGCCCGAACTCGATTACGAACTCGAAGACACGCTCAACGTCTTCCAGTGGGCTGACTACTGGCCGTCGGGCACCGTTGAACTGTTCGAGGACGCCTATGACGTGAAGGTGAACGTCTCCAACTACGCGTCGAACGAGGAGATGTTCAACAAGCTGAACGCAGGCGGGACGAGCCAGTTCGACCTCATCTTCCCGTCGGACTACATGGTCAACGTACTCGCCGACCAGGAGATGGTGCAAGGGCTTAACCTTGAGCGCATCCCTCACTGGGACAACCTCGAGGACTACTGGATCAACACCGCACCCTACGACCCAGGCGAGACGCGCTACTCAGCGCCGTACTTCTGGGGCACCTCAGGCATCGCCTGGAACGAGAACATGTTCTCCGACGAAGTGAAATCGGAGCTCCCGCTCACGTCCTGGGACGCCATGTGGGACGACCGCTTCGGCGGCGACATGACGATGCTGAACGACTCGCGGGAGGCTATCGGCGCCGCGCTGAAGCGGTTGGGCTACTCGCTCAACACCACCGACGAGGCCAAAATCGACGAGGCCAAGGAGATTCTCACCGAGCAGAAGGATCTGCTGGGGACGTACGACTCGGTCAACATGTCCGAGAACCTCATCAACGAGAACTTCTCGCCCATCCACAGCTGGTCCGGCGGGGCGTTCACGGCGTACTGGGAGCTCTACAGTGACGGCTCCTCACCCATCAACTACCAGGTACCCGAAGAGGGTGGTGTCGTCTGGATCGACACCGCCTGTGTCACGAAAGACGCGAAGGCCCCCAAGGCGGCCCACGCGTTCATCAACTTCGTGCTCAACGCACGGGTCAACGCCAAAATCGCGAACTACCTCTACTACCCCTCGCCCAACGGCGCGGCCAAGGAGTACATGTTCGACGAGATGCTGAACAACACGCGGATCTACCCAGACGAGGAGACGTTCGAGAGCCTCGAGTTCATCAAGAACGTGGGCGACGCCACGCAGCTCTACAGCGAGGCGTGGACGGAAATCCAGAACGCGTAG
- a CDS encoding ABC-type transporter, integral membrane subunit (PFAM: Binding-protein-dependent transport systems inner membrane component~KEGG: tro:trd_0521 ABC-type spermidine/putrescine transport system, permease component II), whose product MSLGTRFRRTRSKLMERFGSGILGVEALLVYLFLYVPVFVLVALSFNDSRYAIVWQGFTTEWYAALLRGEAIGRVDPNLAWTALRHSLEIAFVTVLVSVILGTMLALALDRYEFPGKQLFQGVVYMPLVIPSIVMGISLLIFFNTAGITQGIGTAIIGHVAFDVSYVTVIVLARLQSFDRTMEEAAMDLGASELETFRWVTFPLIKPGIIAGALLGFALSFDDFVVTFFIIGNNTTLPIFFFSMVRQGISPGVNVVATVILVITLSLILLAQKVEGITW is encoded by the coding sequence ATGAGCCTCGGGACGCGGTTCCGCCGCACGCGCTCGAAGCTGATGGAACGGTTCGGCAGCGGCATCCTCGGCGTCGAGGCGCTGCTGGTCTATCTGTTCCTCTACGTTCCGGTGTTCGTCCTCGTGGCGCTTTCGTTCAACGACTCCCGCTACGCCATCGTCTGGCAGGGGTTCACGACGGAGTGGTACGCCGCCCTGCTTCGCGGAGAGGCCATCGGCCGGGTCGACCCCAACCTCGCGTGGACGGCGCTCAGACACTCCCTCGAGATCGCGTTCGTCACCGTGCTGGTCAGCGTGATTCTCGGGACGATGCTGGCGCTGGCGCTCGACCGCTATGAGTTCCCCGGCAAGCAGCTGTTCCAGGGCGTCGTCTACATGCCGCTGGTCATCCCCAGCATCGTGATGGGTATCTCGCTGCTCATCTTCTTCAACACGGCCGGCATCACCCAGGGAATCGGCACGGCCATCATCGGCCACGTCGCCTTCGACGTGAGCTACGTCACCGTGATCGTGCTCGCTCGACTCCAGAGCTTCGACCGCACGATGGAGGAGGCGGCGATGGACCTCGGTGCCTCGGAGCTCGAGACGTTCCGCTGGGTGACGTTCCCGCTCATCAAACCCGGCATCATCGCCGGCGCGCTGCTGGGCTTTGCGCTGTCGTTCGACGACTTCGTGGTGACGTTCTTCATCATCGGCAACAACACCACCCTCCCCATCTTCTTCTTCTCGATGGTGCGCCAGGGCATCTCCCCGGGTGTGAACGTGGTGGCAACGGTCATCCTCGTCATCACACTCTCGCTCATCCTGCTGGCTCAGAAGGTCGAAGGAATCACCTGGTAG
- a CDS encoding ABC-type transporter, integral membrane subunit (PFAM: Binding-protein-dependent transport systems inner membrane component~KEGG: sti:Sthe_1277 binding-protein-dependent transport systems inner membrane component) has protein sequence MVNQYDSTDDTGGERSLLERFRSHPYSGLAVNAGPAAFWLSIFFLVPLAVMFVYSFGERGAFGQVLLGLDQLGLQNYQTFFIPEGMSILQTLWVTVAWFLEWVTPTTFHLTDAEPTAYVQLTIRSIWYGIIATLVCVAVGYPAAYYVAKLAPERHRNLLLALIVLPYWASYLVRIYAVKLLLARNGIVPSLIGALPFVSEPPSLLYNNFSVEFGLIYIWLPFMILPAYASIEQIDFTMQEAAMDLGADRLDAFLRVTFPLSLPGVVAGSILVFIPSVGAYVIPELLGGPNNATIGRFIASQFGAAGNWPLGAAASFVLMAIMMGSIWIYLKRAGGGLA, from the coding sequence ATGGTAAATCAATACGACTCGACTGACGACACTGGGGGGGAACGCTCGCTGCTCGAGCGGTTCAGGAGCCATCCGTACTCGGGGCTCGCGGTCAACGCCGGCCCGGCGGCGTTCTGGCTCTCGATCTTCTTCCTCGTCCCGCTCGCGGTGATGTTCGTCTACAGCTTCGGGGAACGGGGGGCGTTCGGCCAAGTGCTCCTCGGGCTGGACCAGCTGGGGCTCCAGAACTACCAGACTTTCTTCATCCCGGAGGGGATGTCGATACTGCAGACGCTCTGGGTAACCGTCGCGTGGTTCCTCGAGTGGGTGACGCCAACGACGTTCCACCTGACCGACGCCGAGCCGACGGCCTACGTCCAACTCACCATTCGGAGCATCTGGTACGGCATTATCGCGACGCTGGTCTGTGTCGCCGTCGGCTACCCGGCGGCCTACTACGTCGCCAAACTCGCCCCCGAGCGCCACCGGAATCTGTTGCTCGCGCTCATCGTGCTGCCCTACTGGGCCTCCTACCTCGTGCGCATCTACGCGGTGAAACTGCTGCTCGCGAGAAACGGCATCGTCCCCTCGCTCATCGGGGCGCTCCCGTTCGTCTCGGAGCCGCCGTCACTGCTGTACAACAACTTCTCGGTGGAGTTCGGCCTCATCTACATCTGGCTCCCGTTCATGATTCTCCCCGCGTACGCGAGCATCGAGCAGATCGACTTCACGATGCAGGAGGCCGCGATGGATCTGGGCGCCGACCGCCTCGATGCGTTCCTCCGGGTGACGTTCCCGCTCTCGCTGCCGGGCGTCGTCGCCGGCAGCATCCTGGTGTTCATCCCCAGCGTGGGCGCCTACGTCATCCCCGAACTGCTGGGCGGGCCGAACAACGCCACCATCGGGCGGTTCATCGCCTCCCAGTTCGGGGCGGCCGGTAACTGGCCACTCGGGGCGGCCGCGAGCTTCGTCCTCATGGCCATCATGATGGGGAGCATTTGGATCTACCTCAAGCGTGCCGGAGGTGGGCTCGCATGA
- a CDS encoding transcriptional regulator, AsnC family (KEGG: transcriptional regulator~PFAM: Transcription regulator, AsnC-type, C-terminal~SMART: Transcription regulator, AsnC-type): protein MPANRCVFVTSANVDDLDEIDRKILTILQADGRAALSEIARRLDMGTATIHERVDSLEEDGYIREYRAILDPELLGVNEVAFIAVHTEPGRFSAVAERMAEDPALQEIHEVTGEADLLVKIRVRNRSELTDALADLGAYEGVEATETKVALRSVKEEQKIQVSDDE, encoded by the coding sequence GTGCCCGCGAACAGATGCGTATTCGTGACGAGTGCGAACGTCGACGATCTCGATGAGATCGACCGGAAGATCCTGACAATCCTGCAGGCGGATGGACGAGCGGCACTCTCGGAGATCGCCCGCCGGCTGGATATGGGGACGGCAACCATCCACGAGCGCGTGGACAGCTTAGAGGAGGACGGCTACATCCGCGAGTACCGCGCCATCCTCGACCCCGAACTCCTCGGGGTGAACGAAGTGGCGTTCATCGCCGTCCACACCGAGCCGGGGCGGTTCTCGGCGGTGGCCGAACGCATGGCCGAGGATCCGGCGCTGCAGGAGATTCACGAGGTGACCGGCGAAGCCGACCTGCTGGTGAAAATTCGGGTCCGGAACCGCTCGGAGCTGACCGACGCACTCGCGGACCTCGGTGCCTACGAGGGCGTCGAGGCCACGGAGACGAAAGTCGCGCTGCGCAGCGTGAAAGAGGAACAGAAAATACAGGTCTCGGACGATGAGTAG
- a CDS encoding amidinotransferase (PFAM: Amidinotransferase~KEGG: tro:trd_A0396 amidinotransferase), whose product MSGWGLRPSVRSDTGTLAEVLVHEPGEEFSTVVDPDAWGWNGLPRRKRVAKEHAAVVEALEAHDVTVHYIEEVDPELAEFLFVRDVGFALEGGMVIASMVEENRQGEERCLTEAAVDLGIPIYHTVHGSGGFEAGNMVWLDEETVAVGRSKTTNAEGIRQLRSVLSTYDIELVEVPIFGSTESSGQTHLTLVFGMVQTDLALIYPQAVPTEFQELLADRGIDCIEVPMREQRNRATSTIALNEETVMLSAGNPETNAALTDAGLEVVEVDIRETAKAGGGLKGLVLPLERT is encoded by the coding sequence ATGAGCGGCTGGGGACTGCGGCCGTCTGTCCGCAGCGACACTGGGACGCTGGCGGAGGTGCTGGTCCACGAACCCGGCGAGGAGTTCTCCACGGTTGTCGACCCCGACGCCTGGGGATGGAACGGACTCCCGCGGCGCAAACGGGTCGCGAAGGAGCACGCCGCAGTCGTCGAGGCGCTCGAGGCCCACGACGTGACGGTCCACTACATCGAGGAGGTCGACCCAGAGCTCGCGGAGTTCCTCTTCGTCCGGGACGTGGGGTTCGCCCTCGAAGGCGGGATGGTCATCGCCAGCATGGTCGAGGAGAACCGACAGGGCGAGGAGCGCTGTCTCACGGAGGCGGCGGTCGACCTCGGCATCCCCATCTACCACACCGTCCACGGCTCGGGCGGGTTCGAGGCCGGGAATATGGTGTGGCTCGACGAGGAGACCGTCGCCGTCGGGCGCTCGAAAACCACCAACGCCGAGGGGATTCGACAGCTCCGCTCGGTGCTCTCCACCTACGACATCGAACTGGTCGAAGTCCCCATCTTCGGCTCCACGGAGTCAAGCGGGCAGACCCACCTCACGCTCGTCTTCGGGATGGTCCAGACCGACCTCGCGCTCATCTACCCGCAGGCGGTGCCCACGGAGTTCCAGGAACTGCTCGCCGACCGGGGCATCGACTGTATCGAGGTGCCCATGCGCGAACAGCGAAACCGAGCGACCAGCACCATCGCGCTGAACGAGGAGACGGTGATGCTCTCTGCGGGCAACCCCGAGACGAACGCCGCGCTGACCGACGCCGGGCTCGAGGTTGTCGAGGTCGATATCCGTGAGACGGCCAAAGCCGGCGGCGGCCTGAAGGGGCTCGTGCTCCCGCTCGAGCGCACCTGA